One region of Ahniella affigens genomic DNA includes:
- the purE gene encoding 5-(carboxyamino)imidazole ribonucleotide mutase, giving the protein MSASSKMPVVGVIMGSRSDWDTMKHACETLDRLGVPYEQRVVSAHRTPDLLFQYAEGARARGIKVIIAGAGGAAHLPGMVAAKTSLPVLGVPVQSKALNGLDSLLSIVQMPAGIPVGTLAIGSSGAINAAILAASILGTNESRFAAAVDEFRRLQTEQVLSRPDPSQT; this is encoded by the coding sequence ATGAGTGCAAGCAGCAAGATGCCTGTGGTCGGCGTGATCATGGGCTCCCGGTCCGACTGGGACACCATGAAGCACGCCTGTGAAACGCTGGATCGCTTAGGCGTGCCCTATGAGCAGCGCGTGGTGTCCGCGCACCGCACGCCAGACCTGTTGTTCCAATATGCCGAAGGCGCTCGTGCCCGGGGCATCAAGGTCATCATTGCTGGGGCAGGTGGCGCTGCGCACCTGCCGGGTATGGTGGCGGCCAAGACGTCGCTGCCGGTGCTTGGTGTACCCGTGCAATCAAAAGCCCTGAACGGGCTGGATTCGCTGCTGTCGATCGTGCAGATGCCCGCCGGCATTCCGGTCGGTACGCTGGCGATTGGCTCCAGTGGTGCGATCAATGCGGCGATTCTGGCGGCCTCGATTCTCGGCACCAACGAGTCCAGATTTGCCGCGGCGGTCGATGAGTTCCGTCGCTTGCAGACCGAGCAGGTGCTGAGCCGACCGGATCCGAGCCAGACATGA